The DNA region TAATGGAGAAGAAGTTATTTTGGTGAGTTTCAGAAATAtcagtatatatattttattttataaatttttagatttttattaaaatttcatatacagTAAGGTGTGGATAATTTGATGAAgagatgattatttaaaataaaaaaaattatatcaaatataatgaaaacagAAGCAATCTTCAAATGAACCAATTGAATAATGGAATGCAATTAGGGTATTCAGTCTGTTGCGTTTAGGATTAACCATACATTGCTGTACATAAACTAGAAATATCATGGATTCAATTTCTGTAAAATACTGTGTAACTGATATCAGATTCCATTTTTAGATTGGATACTGAATACAGGATACcagatatttaaacagttttatttttttattaattgttgattCATTCCTGCCTAAATATAACTCATTCAGTAGGTAGTTTGATATTTTGCTTTGTATATAATAgtaaacatattataaaagtgTTCAATCAATTATTGGGTTAAATTGAATTCAATAATAGTGGTATCGTTTACTATCATTAAATTAGAagatgacaaaaataaaagaagaattatcgaaaaaatatataaattatttatcatttttaataattgagtcTTTTAATAAGAATACAATGATATtatgcaaaaaaaaattgaataatagtGCTCTTCAGAAATTTCGTGTtccagttatttataaattaacattttgtgttaataaatatcctattaatattaatagttgaGAATAGTATTTTACATtccataaacaaatatatattgataaataatacaatattgttTCAGCAAACTGAAGAAGACGAGGAAGAAGTTGAACAAATGGAGGAGGAGCAACAAATCACGTACATTTTGCCAGATACCTTCGTTGAATCTTCAAACACGTCCCGcaacaaaaatacaattgaaGAACAAGAATGCCTAGATAAAGACGGACGTCTGTATACTAGAAAAGTAGTCAAAATCGATAAATTTTGGACACAGGAAAACACCCTTGAACCGCCTCTGTGTGAAAAGTACATCATGGAGGATGGCgtcgtaaaaaaaataactgatgAAGAGGCCCAGGAAATTGACGACCCCAGCAAACTGATGGATGTATTCCAGTGTAAAGGTTGCTGTTCGCAGTTCCCCACCTCTGACAATTATTACAAACATAAATGCACTGAAGAAAAAACACAAACTAAGTTTAGATGCACTCACTGCTCGGCAATTTTCTTGAACTACAAGTCGTTACACGTACACATGAAGTGCCACGTGAACAAGGATCCCACTGGAGAAGTGCGGAAAACCGTCACGGTAGGACCTTTTGTCTGCGACGTGTGCAATACCTTATTCCCTTCGTTCAAGTCATTAAGACTGCATAAACGTATGCATGAACCGATAAAATCCAAAGAACCAGAGGCGCCGGTTAACTACAGCATATCCGGCGAGCTCGTAAACGACACCAAAGAAAACATTCGCGCCATGTTCTTGTGCAACATATGTGATAAAACCTACGACAAAGAATACGAGGAGATCCACATGAAGTCGCACACGAATGATAACAATTTCGACTGCGAAGTGTGCAACAGAAAATTCTACACGCAGGAGAACCTGGAGATGCACATGAAAGCTCACAATAACGTCAGGAAGATATCGTGTTCGTACTGCAAGAAAACGTTCATCTCGAATGAGTCGCTGAATGAACATGTCAAGTCCCAGTGCCAAAAACGTAGCTACGAGTGTCAGTATTGCGGGAGGAGGTTTGCCCGTCCACACGAGAAAGTGAAACACGAGAGAATACACACCGGAGAGAAGCCGCACGTCTGTCAAGTCTGCGGCAAATCGTTCAGAGTGAGCTATTGTCTGACGTTGCATTTGAGGACGCACTCGGGTACGAGACCGTACCAGTGCCAGTTTTGCGAGAAGAGGTTCAAGTCGCATAGTGTCTACAACCATCATTTGCTCACGCACTCGGACGTCAGAGCCTATAAGTGTCCTTACTGTCCCAAGGCGTTCAAAACGACGGTCCAACTGGCTGGTCACAAGAACAGTCATATTAAACCGTTCGCTTGCACGGAATGTAACAGGCCATTCGCGTCGTTGTACGCCGTAAGAGCCCACATGGAGACTCacaaaagagaaaataatCTGAAGTATGATTGTTATTTGTGTGGAGCTTCTTACGCTCGGTCGTTTGCTCTGCGCGACCACATGAGGGCGCAGCACAACAATACTGAGGAGAAACCCCCGGAAGCGCTGGGTATTTCGGAGAACGACGATGAGATGCTGATCGCGCTGGAGACTGTTGTCAGTACTGAACAGATTAAAATGGCCATGAATGAGGACGTAAAACAAGAGGCTTTATAATCTTAAGTTTACAcattatttgacttttttgTCACTGGTTTTTGTATATAGTCTAAGTAtgaattaaaagtttagttttaatcaattgatttatttctacAAATCCTTATTAACGATTATCGAATTATCCGAAGGCGTagcattttattaagtttttatctCTATTGTTTgcgataataataaacaacacaAGAAGGACCATATGTTCAATCACGATTCAGAGTGATGAGTAAACAAATCCCAGTACATGCATTAAATCATGAAGTCTGGAGTTGCAGTAGACGAATAGTTCTATGTATTTCAACAACAACATCGATTATGAATTATGACTATGACTACCAGGATGTGAGTTGTACTTTTCCTTACATTTTTCACTTCTTACAACGTCTCTTTCAGGTCGATACTTCCAATTCGACGTTTATCAATACTATATGGATAATTCGGGAATTAGATTATGTAATACAAAGGATTGCAATTTTTCTACCGCTTGTAATATTGGGTATATATGGGAATGCGTtggttatttatgttttatggaAAACTCCTCATATCCAGACACCGACAAACTTACTCATAGCTAATATGGCAGTAGCAGATTTACTATCGCTTTTAATACATCCTTGGGTTTTTATCACATACGACATTTTTCAGAATTACCAGCTGGGGACTGTAGGATGTCATCTGGAAGGCTCCCTGGAATGTAACgtggatatttaaacataattgatATTGTGTAATAGAGTAATTTTAGGTGCAATTTTATTGTCAAGTGTTTTTAGTATGTCGGCCATAACTTACGATAGATTAACAGCTATTCTTTTACCAAGAGAAACAAGATTAAGCCTTAAAGGTGCTAAAATAGTTATGTTTGTCACTTGGTTGGCGGGACTTATTTTGTCTTTACCGTTGGTTTTCTACAGAACTTACAAGGTACACATATACTTTGGtaaatcaaaatgtttatgtGTCGCATTTTAGACAAGAAAGTGGTTGAATTTTGTGGAAAAGTATTGTAAGGAAAACTCAATGgtactaaatatttactgGTACGTTATTATTACCGTTTTAGTCTGGATACCATTGTCCATACAGATAATTTGTTACGTTTCAATATTCATCAAGGTAACCATACTATTTTCAatctatatatgtatatatatatatatatatatatatatatatatatatataacagtAATAAACTTGCTTTTGTAGCTAAGAAAGTATGAGAAAGTTGTAATAATGAAGTTCGAGCACCATCAAGTGGGTTACAAAAAGAAAGCTGCAAAAATGATGTTCGTAGTGACCGTAATATTTATGGTTTGTCATTTGCCATTCACAGGCCTGATAATATACCGTcatcagttattaaaaaacaacggAATGCCCGCAGATAATAACGAAGTCAATTACCAAAACCAAAACGGCGGATTTTATCACAACTTATGGTTTACGTCGAAGTATTTAATCTTTTTGAATGGAGCGATAAATCCAGTGATTTATGGTTGTACGAACGAAAAGTATCGGAAGGCATTGCGCAAGTCCAAGTTGGCCAGTTGGATGTTCACAAATAGAAGGGAAAGATCCATCATAGTTACGCAAAAGAAGGTTAAACCGGTGGATACGACAACAAAACCAACaatctttttcattttcaagagaaaattaaagtaCGATACGGCGACAAGTAATACCCAACAGGAAacgtgaaataatataatatttgttatatatgtacatattttattaaataacaacaatagaatggataaaatgtaaatccaacaaataaatataaaatattggtatacaatatatactgtacaataaaataaaacttagtatattggatttatgttaaaatataattagtacaattaatatacacaatatattaGTCTTACGCGCTATGACATGTGTTTTAATATCCACACATGAATtgactaaaaaaaatttgaggACATATCCATTAGACTTATACAACCCTGGTGTAATGCAAATACTGAAACTATTTGTTATCTGTATTAGTGCTGAGAGGAATGTTTACGTTCTGTGCTAAACCTAAGCCGGGTTCCACACCAAAAAGGATCTCGGAACCAACTGGTATTGAGTTGTTGCTGTTTTGCGCACGGAAATAATTCGACGATTGGAAGAAATGCTGCGGAGACACATTATTGTTACTAACTGAATCTCCGGGAACAGAGTTTTTGTTGACCACATCCTGCACGCCCCTGTTCGTCCCATCAGCACCAGCACTATTGTACGGATTAACTATATACTCTGTGTACAAAGAAACTGGTTGCACTTCGGTTGTTGTGGTCGAAGGCACCATGGGATTTCCGTAGAGTACCGGGAAGGTGTGCCCTTGAGACGATGTATTGTTGTAGTAGTTAGACATATAAGGAACAGACGGTTGAATTATTGGAGCGGTTTGATTCGGAACTAAAGGCATCGCGGTAACAGTGGGCGGTCCCATATTCATTGTGGGCGGTGTCATGTTTAACGGCGGGATGTTTATTGCGGATGGAGGCGGTGGTGGTGTCGATCCAATTGGTGTGGATACCATCTAAAcacaaagattttattttaattttttaattcatattgcAGTAGAAACTGTCGGTTTggagtaaaacaaaataatttattctgtacgtacaatataatgattataatgataatgtggtggttttaaagtaaatttaaaaccacCACGAACTTTgtcatttatcttttttttttactccaaaacaaaaattttagatataaattaacaaaataatgatgATTTACCTGGCCTAGATGTGCGAATAAGTGAGAAGACACTTGTTGTTGACCAGTGGAAGGAGGTTGAAGAATTATGCTTGTTCTGGTGGCAGTTTCTATGTTGTGTTGTACGGGTTTTTGAGCTTCTGCCACTTCCTTTGGAGCTTCTCTAAACTGTTCTAGTGCATGTCCTTGATTAATTTCTCTGAACAAATCATCCTTCATGTTTGGCAAGAACATATTTATCTTCTCCCAAGTAGCGTTCCATAACGAGCTCTTGCCACCTTCTGGCGCATCAAACACCTTAGCAGAATCCATCACCAACATCATATTCTTCAACGATTCCGGTATTGCTTCATACAACAAGTCACTCTTATCCACATGCATATAtttatccataaaatccaaaaTGATCATCCAAAGATTGAAGAATGTTGGCAAAGATAGAAGTGGTGTCAAATGATGGAGGAATACTTTGCTGAGGACTGTGGCCGCCCTCATTCTTGTCTCCTCCACTCCAGCTGGATCCTTCGTCGGAATCGGTTGAAGTAAATAGCGCAAGAGTGGAAAAAGAACTCGGTGAAAGCATGCCTCCCATTCTGGACCACTCAGTGTTTGCAAATCGTGGACAAGGAGAGCTCTTTGCAAATATGTTATTGCACTCATTCGTACCTAAAAAATAAACCGATGTAATACAAGAgcaattgttgattttatgcCATACAGGTTTTCTAACGTCACAACATAGTCTGGCAATGCCTTGGAGCAAAGGACACCATCCCTGTGTCCACAGTGATGTTTCTTGTGCAACCTCTCCTCCTTCCTCAGCCcaccatttaaatatttgggccGTTCTCGTATGTAACGTGTGCATTAAATCCAGtaactgaaataaatcaattcataccattacattatttagaaatgttaaattttcgcACCTGTATTGATATTTGATGATATCCGCTTGGTAATTCTTCGTCATCGCTTTCCTCATCTTCATCAGGACTGCTCGTTGGACTTTTGCGAGTCCGATAGTGATCTTGTCGTTTTCTGTTCGGATTCTTTCTCCGAGGTCTGCCCTCTCTGGTAGCCGTTCTTTTATTATGTTTGCCTAAAACGAGAACCGAAATTTAATGTCACAAAACTGCGATAGTTTTATACTCACATCCATGTAAGCTGGCTTCAACGAATGTTCTGATGCAGTGGATACAAACATCGAAGTTATACGGGGTAATGTGTGCCACGTCGCGCACCAAGAAGGCTAGACTTTCACAGCACTTTATTAAACTGCTTGGATCATGCGGACCGAGATTTCTTTCTAACGACAGGCCGTATTGGGTAGGCGGTACCGTACGTCCCACAACCGGTTGTATCTCGCCCTCATTGCCCACTAGAATCCAACCTCCAGTGTTGGGCGTGCCAACGGGGGAAGTGGGCACGACCACCGGACTTTGAGATCTAGGCAACGAGTGTCTGGGACTTTTGGTAAGCTCGGAATCCGATGTGTATCCTCGGTCTATTGTTGCAGTTTCTTCGTCGCTGTTCACTTGGTTCTCGCCATCTGATTTTGTACCTTGGTCTTGCTGGTTTTCCTCGACTATTGGTTTGGGTGGTTGTGCGCCAGCTCCGACGCATTCTAACAGTGTAAAAATAATCGTCCAATCTGTATTGGTGTGAATGTTTTGCGCAGACGTTTTCAACATCTCGTACAATCCGAAAGAAATTTGTCTGGATATTCGACAAATTGTCGTGCTTTTTAAAAGTAACAACATGCGCAATGATTGCAGGACAATAGGAGACATTTCTTCGTTACGCATCAATCGGATCGCGATTCTAAGCAGGCCGATTACAGACCGTTCTAAGAGATACTGGTAGTCGAAAACTGAGGCATTCATCACCAATGTATAAATATGATCCCTTACAATTTGCCAAATTGACATAACACGATCCCTAAAAATTAGTTACACTTTTTATCTAACAAAGAAAGATATACTACAATGTTGTTACCTGTtttgaataacaattttaactaataattccaAGAAGAACACTGTTACATTTTCGTTGTAATTATAGCCTAAAGTTTTTTGAACATCCGGTCCACGCGACAATTCAATCAACGATTTCACTAGTTCCTGAAGAGCATCCTCgtgtaaaaatttagaatcaGTAATCAATTGTTCCAAGTTACAATCCTTGATACACTCTTTGGCTAAATCTATGTACTGCTGTTCTTCTGGACTTGGAATTTTCGACAGATTCTCGGCCGACACCATGTATGAATACAACGAACTCAACAAACCGGTATCTTGTTTCTGTAAGCTCTCCACCTCTTCATacaccaaattaattttaccactTGGCTCAATGAAGTCCTCAGCTTCCACATATGATTTTGGTAACAAGCCATTCATATACAACGATAAAATCAAATCGAAAACATTCTTCCAACCCTCACGAATATTATCGCCGTGCTGATGAACCAGATTGAAAACAGTTTTTAGAGCAGATTGCGCTTTGTTGTTGAGTCCGAATTGAACGGTGATGTTGTTATGACGTTGTTGATTATGGAATACCGTAAACTTGCAGAGAGTTAACAACAGCATGTCCAAATTTTTGGTTAAGCCGTAATGAGCTGAAATGAAAGAGCAACGTTCAAAACCTTGCAATACGCCTTTATAAAGGCCTAAAATCTCTGATTTGTCGAAAAGGAAGGACAGAGCAGTAACGACCGGCccataaattaattggaagAGTTCGGAGTCGTACGTGCCACTACTGACGTGTATGTAAATTCCATCTTTGGATTGACCTTTCTTCAATAACACCTTCCATAGATAGTTTTCTTTAACCAAACCAGTTTGTTCTGCGGGCATAACAATCTCGTCGTTCCTAAAATTATcagatttgtaattattaatttaccataAACTAAATACTGGTTTGTTTGTTACTTGATGGTGGTGAAAATTTCGTCGAGCATTTCCTCGTCGAAGTCCCCGCCTCCGTTAACGCCTTTTAAGTTTTTCTTAAACTGACTGGCAGTCATGGGAGCGGTTTGTTTTTTAGCATTTTGATTATGCTGATCTACATTCAACATTATAATAGCATAGGCCAATGTGAAGGCAGCATCAACGTCCACGAATGGTTCTCCATTACTTTTCTAAAATGACCAcgaatattatttgataaaatacaattttatgttaaattactaACATGCCAATGCTCCGAAAAGTGTTCCAATATGAGCGATATAGTTGGGGCTTCACCTGGCAGTCTGAAAGTCTCCAAATAATTCCTCAGTGCTTCGTCTATTCTCGTATCGGTAAAATCGAACGTTTTAACAAACGCATCCAGGATATTTAAGTTATTGCGGTTACTGACATATTCgccaattgtttttttatctaaaGCCGGATTTTCACGAAGGAAAAGGGCAATTTCTTGCACATCTAATTCCGATTTCAGAACACCGTGttcttgtaaaaattgtataccTTTCTTTGgtttggaattaaaatattctgtgcCTTGTGGCAGCCACTAAAAAGTAATGTGTTAGAGGAGTCTtcattgtgtttttaaaaaccttacctttttgatgtttttcttGGCGTGTAACTCATCTATACTAGGTATCCGATCGGAAACCTTTAACCTGCCACACTTGCCTTGAAAAAACGGACCATCATCTTCCCTTTTCCTGCAATGCAACTCAATACTCTCGATAACTGTTAACAACGCGTCCAGACTTAATAGATGCGTATGGTAGACCCCTACAGTCGCGGATATGGCATTTTTCGCCAATAGTTTAGTTAAATCCTCGTACAAATTCGAACAATACATGTCACAATCGTAATTCAAGTACAATTCGTTGACAAAACCGGGAATTCGCCACAGTTGCAGGATGTTATCTAAGGCGATTTCTTTGTGTTCATAAGAGATTTTAGCGGAATCACTTAGGATAATTTCGGTGAGTTTTGTAAGGTAGCGTtccaattgaaattttaagtgGGTGCGCAATGCTTCGAACATCAGAAAAGAGACTTGCAAATCCGCTGCAAAAACTGACAATCGTTCAGTACTCAAAAGCtgcaaaaatgaaataaatcaatattcaaCAAGTGAAGGTAAGAATAGAACGTACTGAGAATAGATTTCTGCACAAATCATCCTTGACAAGGGCCAAAAGTGTAGAGTACTTTCCAATACTATCCGCGCCTACTTCAAATGCGCAAGTCAATAAAGTTAATCCCACGTGAATCATTACTTCTGTGTTTTGCTTGTCCACTGGATTGCACAGACTTATCAAGAACCTAAAAGGAATAAATGAAACTATTtctcaattaaatttcctTATATAATGGTACCTTAACAATTCCCTGACGCAAGCTAAACCATAAGGTAGCAAACTGACATCTTCCTGCATTTCAGGAGTAAATCTTATTCCTCTCTGATTGACATACTCTTGACCATCAGAATTGGAATAACATTGGCCATCTGGACTAGTTTCGTTAGATTTATCGCCATCAATTTTCTGTTGCTCCTCCTGTGCCGATTCTTCAACAGTTTTCAACGAATCCCCATTTTCCTCGTCGTTAGTTTCCACCGACGTCGGACTCTGAACGTTGACTTCAATATTCGAATCCATTGTGCTGGGGAAGTTGGAGGGTGAGTTTTCAGTTTCGTTGCCGTTTTGAGGCGTACTTTGCGATATGGATCCCTGCATGTCCACGATGTTGCCTGCCGGCGTTATTGGAGTCGTTGACAGGTGATTGgcttttaaattgttcattgGCGGTTTTGAAAGCGGCGGAGAGTCTTCATTTTCTGCATATATAGAAAACTTGCTCATATATAaaaaccaataattttaatttgtaagattacagaaaatatattttgatattgattatatacttttgtttattaatattacataatcaGCGAGAATATACAGTTTATTG from Aethina tumida isolate Nest 87 chromosome 1, icAetTumi1.1, whole genome shotgun sequence includes:
- the LOC109608002 gene encoding substance-P receptor isoform X1; protein product: MSKQIPVHALNHEVWSCSRRIVLCISTTTSIMNYDYDYQDVSCTFPYIFHFLQRLFQVDTSNSTFINTIWIIRELDYVIQRIAIFLPLVILGIYGNALVIYVLWKTPHIQTPTNLLIANMAVADLLSLLIHPWVFITYDIFQNYQLGTVGCHLEGSLECAILLSSVFSMSAITYDRLTAILLPRETRLSLKGAKIVMFVTWLAGLILSLPLVFYRTYKTRKWLNFVEKYCKENSMVLNIYWYVIITVLVWIPLSIQIICYVSIFIKLRKYEKVVIMKFEHHQVGYKKKAAKMMFVVTVIFMVCHLPFTGLIIYRHQLLKNNGMPADNNEVNYQNQNGGFYHNLWFTSKYLIFLNGAINPVIYGCTNEKYRKALRKSKLASWMFTNRRERSIIVTQKKVKPVDTTTKPTIFFIFKRKLKYDTATSNTQQET
- the LOC109609092 gene encoding Golgi-specific brefeldin A-resistance guanine nucleotide exchange factor 1: MALPGSGMFVVKGEISILMTAMRRGARWSSHSYQDDDMDALLRNLQDLKDSLNKLEDLKLVEPNSFLTPFLDIIRSEDTSGPVTSLALSAINKFLSYGLIDHTHCAIAQTVHSIADAVTRARFVGTDQSSDGVVLMRILQVLRTLTLAPVGIHLTNESLCEIMLSCFRICFETRLNELLRKTAEHYLKDMVQLVFMRLPQFSEDPRAVGIKQLKMRPGAIDQGRNKRKQRVPLRKKEKFLENENEDSPPLSKPPMNNLKANHLSTTPITPAGNIVDMQGSISQSTPQNGNETENSPSNFPSTMDSNIEVNVQSPTSVETNDEENGDSLKTVEESAQEEQQKIDGDKSNETSPDGQCYSNSDGQEYVNQRGIRFTPEMQEDVSLLPYGLACVRELLRFLISLCNPVDKQNTEVMIHVGLTLLTCAFEVGADSIGKYSTLLALVKDDLCRNLFSLLSTERLSVFAADLQVSFLMFEALRTHLKFQLERYLTKLTEIILSDSAKISYEHKEIALDNILQLWRIPGFVNELYLNYDCDMYCSNLYEDLTKLLAKNAISATVGVYHTHLLSLDALLTVIESIELHCRKREDDGPFFQGKCGRLKVSDRIPSIDELHAKKNIKKWLPQGTEYFNSKPKKGIQFLQEHGVLKSELDVQEIALFLRENPALDKKTIGEYVSNRNNLNILDAFVKTFDFTDTRIDEALRNYLETFRLPGEAPTISLILEHFSEHWHKSNGEPFVDVDAAFTLAYAIIMLNVDQHNQNAKKQTAPMTASQFKKNLKGVNGGGDFDEEMLDEIFTTIKNDEIVMPAEQTGLVKENYLWKVLLKKGQSKDGIYIHVSSGTYDSELFQLIYGPVVTALSFLFDKSEILGLYKGVLQGFERCSFISAHYGLTKNLDMLLLTLCKFTVFHNQQRHNNITVQFGLNNKAQSALKTVFNLVHQHGDNIREGWKNVFDLILSLYMNGLLPKSYVEAEDFIEPSGKINLVYEEVESLQKQDTGLLSSLYSYMVSAENLSKIPSPEEQQYIDLAKECIKDCNLEQLITDSKFLHEDALQELVKSLIELSRGPDVQKTLGYNYNENVTVFFLELLVKIVIQNRDRVMSIWQIVRDHIYTLVMNASVFDYQYLLERSVIGLLRIAIRLMRNEEMSPIVLQSLRMLLLLKSTTICRISRQISFGLYEMLKTSAQNIHTNTDWTIIFTLLECVGAGAQPPKPIVEENQQDQGTKSDGENQVNSDEETATIDRGYTSDSELTKSPRHSLPRSQSPVVVPTSPVGTPNTGGWILVGNEGEIQPVVGRTVPPTQYGLSLERNLGPHDPSSLIKCCESLAFLVRDVAHITPYNFDVCIHCIRTFVEASLHGCKHNKRTATREGRPRRKNPNRKRQDHYRTRKSPTSSPDEDEESDDEELPSGYHQISIQLLDLMHTLHTRTAQIFKWWAEEGGEVAQETSLWTQGWCPLLQGIARLCCDVRKPVRMSAITYLQRALLVHDLQTLSGPEWEACFHRVLFPLLRYLLQPIPTKDPAGVEETRMRAATVLSKVFLHHLTPLLSLPTFFNLWMIILDFMDKYMHVDKSDLLYEAIPESLKNMMLVMDSAKVFDAPEGGKSSLWNATWEKINMFLPNMKDDLFREINQGHALEQFREAPKEVAEAQKPVQHNIETATRTSIILQPPSTGQQQVSSHLFAHLGQMVSTPIGSTPPPPPSAINIPPLNMTPPTMNMGPPTVTAMPLVPNQTAPIIQPSVPYMSNYYNNTSSQGHTFPVLYGNPMVPSTTTTEVQPVSLYTEYIVNPYNSAGADGTNRGVQDVVNKNSVPGDSVSNNNVSPQHFFQSSNYFRAQNSNNSIPVGSEILFGVEPGLGLAQNVNIPLSTNTDNK
- the LOC109608002 gene encoding substance-P receptor isoform X2 yields the protein MSKQIPVHALNHEVWSCSRRIVLCISTTTSIMNYDYDYQDVDTSNSTFINTIWIIRELDYVIQRIAIFLPLVILGIYGNALVIYVLWKTPHIQTPTNLLIANMAVADLLSLLIHPWVFITYDIFQNYQLGTVGCHLEGSLECAILLSSVFSMSAITYDRLTAILLPRETRLSLKGAKIVMFVTWLAGLILSLPLVFYRTYKTRKWLNFVEKYCKENSMVLNIYWYVIITVLVWIPLSIQIICYVSIFIKLRKYEKVVIMKFEHHQVGYKKKAAKMMFVVTVIFMVCHLPFTGLIIYRHQLLKNNGMPADNNEVNYQNQNGGFYHNLWFTSKYLIFLNGAINPVIYGCTNEKYRKALRKSKLASWMFTNRRERSIIVTQKKVKPVDTTTKPTIFFIFKRKLKYDTATSNTQQET
- the LOC109609081 gene encoding zinc finger protein 25 codes for the protein MGQLKCPFCCDEEFDSHEDLKFHILSIVDNLFCSICGKRCDNLMDLAEHVGRQCRDDEEEEETIRILEVENDEQDEYNQVFDVESETTEPADNNEKPDEEVEETIENIQLHINNQTATVNNSILAQALLSNEEEECLYNCQMCDMNFNSIEEHLSKYHNGEEVILQTEEDEEEVEQMEEEQQITYILPDTFVESSNTSRNKNTIEEQECLDKDGRLYTRKVVKIDKFWTQENTLEPPLCEKYIMEDGVVKKITDEEAQEIDDPSKLMDVFQCKGCCSQFPTSDNYYKHKCTEEKTQTKFRCTHCSAIFLNYKSLHVHMKCHVNKDPTGEVRKTVTVGPFVCDVCNTLFPSFKSLRLHKRMHEPIKSKEPEAPVNYSISGELVNDTKENIRAMFLCNICDKTYDKEYEEIHMKSHTNDNNFDCEVCNRKFYTQENLEMHMKAHNNVRKISCSYCKKTFISNESLNEHVKSQCQKRSYECQYCGRRFARPHEKVKHERIHTGEKPHVCQVCGKSFRVSYCLTLHLRTHSGTRPYQCQFCEKRFKSHSVYNHHLLTHSDVRAYKCPYCPKAFKTTVQLAGHKNSHIKPFACTECNRPFASLYAVRAHMETHKRENNLKYDCYLCGASYARSFALRDHMRAQHNNTEEKPPEALGISENDDEMLIALETVVSTEQIKMAMNEDVKQEAL